The following coding sequences are from one Proteiniborus ethanoligenes window:
- a CDS encoding response regulator transcription factor has product MIRVLIVEDDPMAQKLLENFIENSGRYKVIGSIASAGFAETYCLKHSVDLILMDVCTALGVSGLEISAKIKKIKSDIKIIIITSQPECDFINRAKAGGVDSFWYKSSDEKEILELMDRTMEGESIYPDSTPSLQIGYAWNTEFTPRQLEVLRELTSGDTNGEIGERLGISANTVRDYIQQMLEMTGLQNRTSLAVAADKSGLVNKNY; this is encoded by the coding sequence ATGATTAGAGTATTGATAGTTGAAGATGACCCTATGGCACAAAAACTGTTAGAAAACTTTATAGAAAACAGCGGAAGATATAAGGTGATAGGTTCCATAGCCAGTGCAGGATTTGCAGAAACCTATTGCCTCAAGCATTCTGTGGATTTGATTTTGATGGATGTATGTACTGCTTTAGGAGTAAGTGGTTTAGAAATTTCAGCAAAAATCAAGAAAATCAAATCTGATATTAAAATCATCATCATCACCAGTCAACCTGAATGTGATTTTATCAATCGTGCCAAGGCTGGAGGGGTGGATAGCTTCTGGTATAAAAGTTCTGATGAAAAAGAAATCTTAGAACTGATGGATAGGACAATGGAAGGGGAGTCCATCTATCCTGACTCTACACCAAGCCTACAAATAGGCTATGCTTGGAATACAGAATTTACCCCAAGGCAACTAGAAGTCCTTAGAGAACTTACCAGCGGGGACACCAATGGGGAAATAGGAGAGCGACTTGGCATATCTGCCAACACTGTTCGTGACTATATTCAACAAATGCTGGAAATGACAGGACTACAAAACAGAACCAGCCTTGCAGTAGCAGCAGATAAGAGTGGCCTTGTAAACAAAAATTATTAA
- a CDS encoding sensor histidine kinase, which yields MFLFLILVNFYILVYAFSQSKRCEICHIALGFTLLTFVILYLLTMDLSLVANSNALLLMIKKFQNLEVSIYVIIFFLILTGSISLLYKEKKSLKESITRASIKESIDNLPMGLCFSTKNGIVLLSNRSMNQLCHKITGRELQDGEFFWEKVMEKRRKFEDSLEVNRQTPILQLDNGETWFFSRNPIKVNNKAVLQITATNITELFGLRSQLKKKNLEFMKMNSRLHQYSENLAHIKSKEERLATKTQLHNELGYILLATRRALANKELDKEGQSILALWKKNIATLLTGRGLKEKNAFEELLEAALDIGIELKLEGRLPQESENKDIILKAAIEALNNAVRHAGATELNLTIKEVEEEYTIELTNNGILPKEEIIEGGGLSALREKIEGRGGRMRIDIEPIFKLWIRFPRGREVDNYD from the coding sequence ATGTTTTTGTTTCTAATACTAGTAAATTTCTATATTTTAGTCTATGCTTTTAGCCAAAGCAAAAGGTGTGAGATCTGCCATATTGCCCTTGGATTTACTTTGCTTACCTTTGTCATACTTTACTTACTAACTATGGATCTTTCACTAGTAGCTAATAGTAATGCCCTACTTCTCATGATAAAAAAGTTTCAGAACCTAGAAGTTAGCATATATGTTATTATCTTTTTCCTTATATTGACTGGATCCATTAGCTTGTTATATAAAGAAAAGAAATCTTTGAAAGAATCTATTACAAGAGCATCTATTAAAGAAAGTATAGATAATTTGCCAATGGGACTATGTTTTTCAACAAAGAATGGTATTGTTCTTCTTTCCAATAGGTCCATGAACCAGCTATGCCATAAGATTACTGGCAGGGAACTACAGGATGGAGAATTCTTCTGGGAAAAAGTCATGGAAAAGAGAAGAAAATTTGAGGATAGCTTGGAGGTAAACCGGCAGACCCCTATTTTGCAGCTTGACAATGGGGAGACTTGGTTTTTTTCCCGCAATCCTATTAAAGTGAATAATAAGGCTGTGCTGCAAATAACTGCTACTAATATTACAGAACTATTTGGACTAAGGTCCCAATTAAAAAAGAAAAACCTTGAATTTATGAAGATGAATAGCCGTCTACATCAATATAGTGAAAATCTAGCCCATATCAAATCAAAAGAAGAACGACTAGCCACAAAAACCCAACTACATAATGAACTAGGCTATATCCTTCTTGCAACAAGGAGGGCTTTGGCAAACAAGGAACTAGATAAAGAAGGACAATCAATACTGGCCTTATGGAAGAAAAACATCGCCACCCTCTTAACTGGAAGGGGACTAAAAGAAAAAAATGCTTTTGAAGAACTACTAGAAGCTGCCCTTGATATAGGTATAGAATTGAAGTTAGAGGGAAGATTACCTCAAGAAAGTGAAAACAAAGATATTATCTTAAAAGCTGCTATAGAAGCACTCAACAATGCTGTCCGTCACGCTGGGGCTACAGAGCTTAATTTAACCATAAAAGAAGTGGAAGAAGAATACACTATAGAACTAACTAATAATGGTATCTTGCCTAAGGAAGAAATTATAGAGGGTGGAGGCCTATCAGCCCTCAGAGAAAAGATTGAAGGACGAGGAGGAAGAATGAGGATTGATATAGAGCCTATTTTTAAACTTTGGATAAGATTCCCCCGGGGAAGGGAGGTTGATAATTATGATTAG
- a CDS encoding response regulator transcription factor — translation MPEKILDHSRKDEPYLSCEALNADVVLMEISRLPNFTLNRRIETARKVRKALPKCKIALLCDENADPDIAEKVKDAKMMGLIDGFFYSSVTGEYISAALDAL, via the coding sequence ATGCCAGAGAAAATCCTAGACCATAGCAGGAAGGATGAACCATATCTTAGTTGTGAGGCCTTAAATGCAGATGTAGTCCTAATGGAAATTTCCCGATTGCCAAATTTCACACTAAATAGGCGAATTGAAACTGCAAGAAAGGTTAGAAAGGCTCTGCCAAAGTGCAAAATTGCTCTACTTTGTGATGAAAATGCAGACCCAGATATAGCAGAAAAGGTAAAGGATGCAAAGATGATGGGTCTCATAGATGGGTTCTTTTATTCCTCAGTTACAGGAGAATATATCTCTGCTGCACTGGATGCATTGTAA